The Candidatus Rubrimentiphilum sp. genome includes a window with the following:
- the pstB gene encoding phosphate ABC transporter ATP-binding protein PstB — MMSMPAGPETLPETAPKLRVDDLNVYYGPVQAIKHASLNVRENRVTALIGPSGCGKSTFVRALNRMHDLTPGVRVEGAVILDGENIYAKDVDPVAIRHRIGMVFQRANPFPKSIFENVVYGLRIHGVRGRKLLMDLAERSLRHAALWDEVKDRLNRSALDLSGGQQQRLCIARVLAVEPEVIVMDEPASALDPIATSKIEDLIGELKKEYTVVIVTHSMQQAARISDYTAFFLMGELIETGKTRDIFFKPTDKRTEDYITGRYG, encoded by the coding sequence ATGATGTCGATGCCTGCCGGCCCGGAGACGCTGCCCGAGACCGCGCCGAAGCTTCGAGTTGACGACTTGAACGTCTATTATGGACCGGTTCAAGCGATCAAGCACGCCTCGCTCAACGTCCGCGAGAATCGCGTCACGGCTCTGATTGGACCCTCAGGCTGCGGCAAATCGACCTTCGTGCGCGCGCTCAACCGGATGCACGATCTTACCCCGGGCGTGCGCGTCGAAGGCGCAGTCATTCTCGATGGCGAGAACATCTACGCCAAAGACGTCGATCCCGTGGCGATCCGTCACCGCATCGGCATGGTCTTTCAGCGCGCCAATCCGTTCCCGAAGTCGATCTTCGAAAACGTCGTCTACGGATTGCGCATTCACGGCGTGCGCGGACGCAAGCTCTTGATGGACCTCGCCGAGCGCAGCCTACGCCATGCCGCGCTGTGGGACGAGGTGAAAGATCGCCTCAACCGATCGGCACTCGACCTCTCGGGCGGCCAGCAGCAGCGTCTGTGCATCGCGCGCGTGCTGGCGGTCGAGCCGGAGGTCATCGTCATGGATGAACCCGCTTCGGCGCTCGACCCGATCGCGACGAGCAAAATCGAAGACCTGATCGGCGAACTGAAGAAAGAGTACACGGTCGTCATCGTCACACACTCGATGCAGCAGGCTGCGCGTATCTCGGATTACACCGCGTTCTTCCTGATGGGTGAGCTGATCGAGACGGGCAAGACACGCGACATTTTCTTCAAGCCCACCGACAAAAGAACAGAAGACTACATCACCGGCCGCTACGGCTAA
- a CDS encoding NifU family protein — protein MDNNIAERVNAALDKVRPGIQMDGGEVWLIKVENETAFVQMLGACGGCSAANITLKGAIEQVVCADVPEIKEVVQV, from the coding sequence ATGGACAATAACATAGCGGAACGCGTCAACGCGGCGCTCGACAAAGTGCGCCCCGGCATTCAAATGGACGGGGGCGAAGTGTGGCTGATCAAAGTCGAGAATGAAACCGCGTTCGTGCAAATGCTAGGCGCGTGCGGAGGCTGTTCCGCAGCCAACATCACGCTCAAGGGTGCGATCGAACAAGTCGTCTGCGCCGACGTCCCCGAAATCAAAGAAGTCGTTCAGGTCTAA
- a CDS encoding response regulator transcription factor, whose product MASKRGSFNKHPDFNKKILVVDDEAAILQTLRYNLERSGYEVVTASDGRTAVAMAQSEEPDLIILDIMLPVLDGMEACKEIRKASSVPIIMLTAKDQEIDKVLALELGADDYVTKPFALHEFLARVKARLRRPSPSTTPGREQAIVLGGIVLDPSRQHVTVRGKEVALAPKEFALLRVLMENHGRVVTRQVLLDKVWGYDFEGEQQTVSVHVRWLREKIEEDAQVPRHIVTVRSRGYIFKE is encoded by the coding sequence TTGGCCAGCAAAAGGGGCAGCTTCAACAAGCACCCCGACTTCAACAAAAAAATCCTCGTCGTGGACGACGAGGCGGCGATCTTGCAAACGCTGCGCTACAACTTGGAGCGCAGCGGATACGAGGTCGTGACCGCCAGCGACGGCCGGACTGCCGTGGCAATGGCGCAAAGCGAGGAGCCGGATCTCATCATCCTCGACATCATGCTGCCCGTGCTGGACGGCATGGAAGCCTGCAAAGAGATTCGCAAGGCGAGCTCGGTGCCGATAATCATGCTGACTGCCAAGGATCAGGAGATCGACAAGGTGCTGGCGTTGGAACTCGGGGCGGATGATTACGTCACGAAACCGTTTGCGCTGCACGAGTTTCTGGCACGCGTCAAAGCGCGCTTACGCCGTCCGTCGCCGTCGACGACGCCTGGCCGCGAACAAGCCATCGTGCTCGGCGGAATCGTGCTCGACCCGTCGCGGCAGCACGTTACGGTGCGCGGCAAAGAAGTCGCGCTTGCGCCAAAGGAATTCGCTCTGCTGCGCGTGCTGATGGAGAATCACGGCCGCGTCGTCACGCGCCAGGTGCTGCTCGACAAAGTTTGGGGCTACGATTTCGAAGGCGAGCAGCAGACGGTCAGCGTGCACGTGCGCTGGCTGCGCGAAAAGATCGAAGAGGACGCGCAAGTCCCCCGGCACATCGTCACCGTTCGCAGCCGCGGCTACATTTTTAAGGAATAG
- a CDS encoding ATP-binding protein: MDDRFDALVRALPLGVIMLRRNKRLRFANRAAAAIFGFDRARAKGLHLIEAVPSIELERRVDAALAGEALVAAPLIVTGKRTDRSYAVTVYPLRISRRGDDEEGGEISGALILAEDQTEQLALERTRQEFLSNVSHELRTPLSSVKLMLETLVQGGDDDARAVFLPQALREVDRLAGLVQRFLEQARAESGQPMLRIEEIDLEAVVRAVLQPLQRQAVAKRISLDLRAHRPVIVEADGQQLSQVLVNLIDNALRFTPAGGSVTVDLDVEDGYAKIVVSDTGIGIPYKDIPYVFERFFVADRSRARGVTGAGLGLSIVKQIVESHEGTITVESVLDAGTQFTVRIPMIARVS, from the coding sequence TTGGACGATCGCTTCGACGCGCTGGTGCGCGCGCTTCCGCTCGGCGTCATCATGCTGCGCCGCAACAAACGCCTGCGCTTCGCCAATCGCGCGGCCGCCGCGATCTTCGGTTTCGATCGCGCGCGTGCCAAAGGCTTGCATCTCATCGAAGCTGTTCCGTCGATAGAACTCGAGCGCCGCGTCGATGCCGCGCTCGCGGGAGAAGCGCTGGTAGCTGCTCCGCTCATCGTTACGGGAAAGCGAACCGATCGGAGCTATGCGGTGACGGTTTATCCGCTCAGAATTTCGCGCCGCGGCGACGATGAGGAAGGCGGCGAAATATCCGGCGCGCTGATTCTAGCCGAAGATCAAACCGAGCAGCTGGCGCTGGAACGCACGCGTCAAGAGTTTCTTTCCAACGTCTCGCATGAATTGCGCACCCCGCTGTCGTCGGTGAAGCTCATGCTCGAAACGCTGGTGCAGGGCGGCGACGACGATGCGCGGGCAGTGTTTCTTCCGCAAGCGTTGCGCGAAGTGGACCGCCTCGCGGGGCTCGTGCAGCGGTTTCTCGAGCAGGCCCGGGCCGAGTCCGGGCAGCCGATGCTCCGCATCGAGGAAATTGATCTCGAGGCGGTTGTGCGGGCGGTCCTGCAGCCGCTCCAGCGGCAGGCTGTGGCCAAACGCATTTCGCTGGACTTGCGTGCGCATCGCCCGGTAATTGTGGAAGCTGACGGACAGCAACTCTCGCAAGTTCTCGTGAACTTGATAGACAACGCGCTGCGCTTTACGCCTGCAGGCGGATCGGTCACGGTGGATTTGGACGTGGAAGACGGGTATGCCAAGATCGTCGTCTCCGATACCGGCATCGGCATTCCATACAAAGACATCCCGTATGTATTCGAGCGGTTTTTCGTGGCGGATCGTTCGCGGGCACGCGGCGTAACGGGCGCCGGGCTGGGACTTTCGATCGTCAAACAAATCGTTGAATCGCACGAAGGAACTATTACCGTGGAATCGGTACTCGATGCGGGCACGCAGTTCACCGTCCGAATTCCCATGATTGCGCGCGTTTCTTAA
- a CDS encoding phosphate ABC transporter substrate-binding protein, with protein sequence MKEAHLMFKRLMTAIAMIVVVLPTGVLADTQITAVGSTALLPLVKESATQYQQQHGDVRINVSGGGSYQGIAQASSGVAELGDSDIIAPGNSGLTDHKVAVVGFAIITNPSTRVTNLTAAQVRGIFAGRITNWKDVGGADQGIVVINRPRASGTRAVFSATIMGVSKINEAGLTVDSSGTVVTTVNSTPGSVSYVALGYTRNQPVTVLKINGIAPNEGTIVTGKYPIWSYEHIFTKGKPSAEVENFIRFIASNQSVLEKLGYIPITHMKVKETNR encoded by the coding sequence ATGAAGGAGGCGCACCTCATGTTCAAACGGCTGATGACGGCGATCGCTATGATTGTCGTGGTTCTTCCAACCGGCGTGCTTGCCGACACGCAGATCACAGCGGTCGGGTCGACCGCGCTCCTGCCGCTCGTGAAAGAATCGGCAACCCAATACCAACAGCAGCACGGCGACGTACGCATCAACGTGTCCGGAGGGGGGTCGTATCAAGGCATCGCGCAAGCTTCGTCGGGCGTCGCCGAGCTCGGTGACTCCGACATAATCGCTCCCGGCAACTCGGGCCTGACCGACCACAAAGTCGCCGTCGTCGGATTCGCCATCATCACTAACCCGTCGACACGCGTGACGAACCTGACGGCCGCTCAAGTGCGCGGCATATTCGCGGGGCGCATCACCAATTGGAAGGATGTGGGCGGCGCCGATCAGGGAATCGTCGTGATCAACCGTCCGCGGGCCTCGGGAACGCGGGCTGTTTTCAGCGCGACGATCATGGGCGTTTCAAAGATCAATGAAGCGGGGTTGACGGTCGACAGTTCGGGTACCGTCGTTACCACCGTCAATTCGACTCCCGGTTCCGTTTCGTATGTTGCGCTCGGGTATACGCGCAATCAGCCGGTCACCGTGCTCAAGATCAACGGCATTGCACCGAACGAGGGTACGATCGTTACGGGCAAGTATCCGATCTGGTCGTACGAACATATCTTCACTAAAGGCAAACCCTCCGCTGAAGTGGAGAACTTTATCCGGTTCATCGCGTCCAATCAATCCGTTCTGGAGAAGCTCGGGTATATTCCGATCACGCACATGAAGGTCAAAGAGACCAACCGCTGA
- the pstA gene encoding phosphate ABC transporter permease PstA, protein MTGVLWAAALSIIVLLAFFVGYILYLGAPVISWHFLTSPPSEVSAGGGVGPEIFNSFYILILTLIFTTPIAMAGGIYLQEYARPGLFTSLVQFCAESLATVPSIVMGLFGLLLFVTMLHWKFTAIGGALTLTLLNLPALMRVTQEALHSVPDAFREGSMALGATKWQTITKVVLPSAIAPLTTGVVLIAGRIFGETAALIFTAGVSVSAGRSAYDFGLFHQAETLSVHLWYTHSESLIPDAARVGNGSALVLLVMVLVFNVSARLLGLGLSRRFMGR, encoded by the coding sequence ATGACGGGCGTCCTGTGGGCGGCCGCCCTGTCCATCATCGTGCTGCTGGCGTTTTTCGTCGGCTACATACTCTATCTGGGCGCGCCGGTCATCTCGTGGCATTTTCTCACCTCGCCGCCCAGCGAGGTCTCTGCCGGCGGCGGCGTCGGGCCGGAGATATTCAACTCGTTCTACATTCTTATACTCACCCTGATCTTCACGACGCCAATAGCAATGGCGGGCGGCATCTACTTGCAAGAGTATGCGCGCCCCGGCCTGTTTACGTCGCTGGTACAATTCTGCGCCGAGTCGCTCGCGACGGTGCCTTCCATTGTAATGGGCCTTTTTGGCCTCTTGCTCTTCGTAACGATGCTGCATTGGAAGTTCACTGCGATTGGCGGCGCACTCACGCTGACGCTGCTGAATCTGCCCGCGCTCATGCGCGTGACGCAAGAGGCGTTACATTCTGTGCCGGACGCCTTTCGCGAAGGGTCGATGGCCTTGGGGGCGACCAAGTGGCAAACCATCACCAAAGTCGTGTTGCCGAGCGCGATCGCGCCGCTCACGACGGGGGTGGTCTTGATCGCCGGCCGCATCTTCGGTGAGACCGCGGCGCTGATCTTCACGGCGGGCGTAAGTGTCTCCGCGGGAAGGTCGGCATATGATTTCGGCCTATTCCATCAAGCGGAGACGCTTTCGGTCCACCTTTGGTACACGCACTCCGAAAGCTTGATCCCCGACGCCGCGCGGGTTGGAAACGGATCGGCGCTGGTCTTGCTGGTAATGGTGCTGGTCTTCAACGTATCGGCCCGCTTGTTGGGGCTTGGTCTAAGCAGACGGTTCATGGGAAGATGA
- a CDS encoding dihydrodipicolinate synthase family protein, protein MDQPSRAARDRGVYGRRRSSIAALAPRGIYSATLTPFDGEYRPDASLAIPYYRSLLERGCDGLNILGTTGEAMSVTPADRMRFMESVAGALPAEKFMAGTGAAALHDAIALTRAAFASGFGAALVIPPFYYRDISDTGILQFFDAVFSGASPPQGGILLYNFPRMCGITFHAGLVELLLKEFPGLIGGMKDSSNDLALERELHARYPEFAILPGSEELLPAVIEEGLAGCISGSVCLWPELAAEAWANRDLARANEVRRIRLDLPVPFIAAVRARVAAEQKNEAWLRSIPPLMPAG, encoded by the coding sequence CTGGACCAGCCATCGCGAGCGGCACGAGATCGTGGCGTTTACGGTCGAAGGCGTTCCTCGATAGCCGCTCTCGCGCCGCGAGGCATTTACTCCGCGACGCTTACGCCGTTCGACGGCGAATATCGCCCCGACGCTTCGCTGGCGATTCCGTATTATCGTTCGCTGTTGGAGCGCGGCTGTGACGGCCTAAACATTCTCGGCACGACCGGCGAGGCGATGTCCGTCACGCCCGCCGATCGGATGCGCTTCATGGAATCCGTCGCCGGCGCGTTGCCGGCCGAAAAGTTCATGGCCGGTACGGGCGCCGCGGCGCTGCACGACGCGATCGCGCTCACGCGTGCTGCCTTTGCGTCCGGCTTTGGCGCAGCGCTCGTCATCCCGCCGTTTTACTATCGCGACATCTCCGATACCGGGATTCTCCAGTTCTTCGACGCCGTTTTCAGTGGTGCAAGCCCGCCGCAGGGCGGGATTCTGCTCTACAACTTTCCGCGGATGTGCGGCATCACGTTTCATGCCGGTTTGGTGGAGTTGCTGCTCAAAGAGTTTCCGGGCCTGATCGGCGGCATGAAGGACAGCTCCAACGATCTCGCGCTGGAGCGCGAGCTGCACGCGCGCTATCCCGAGTTCGCGATACTTCCCGGCTCTGAAGAATTATTGCCGGCGGTTATCGAGGAAGGCCTCGCGGGCTGCATTTCGGGTAGCGTTTGCTTGTGGCCCGAGCTCGCAGCCGAGGCGTGGGCGAATCGCGATCTCGCAAGGGCGAATGAAGTGCGAAGGATCCGGCTCGACCTGCCCGTTCCGTTTATAGCTGCAGTTCGCGCGCGAGTGGCGGCCGAGCAGAAGAACGAAGCGTGGCTTCGTTCTATTCCGCCGCTCATGCCGGCCGGTTAG
- the pstC gene encoding phosphate ABC transporter permease subunit PstC, producing MIRSRTGFAHVQERIASGALFSASAFVIAAMAALIVYLAYMGLQLFFVDHVSPLTFLFSPNFTPDDRHPGALVFIVGSLTITLFAICVGGPFGVAVGIFLSLLAPKRLASAMKPAIEILVGIPSVVYGWLGLTLLVPLVREHAGSQTGFGLLTAGIVLSIMILPTVISLSEDALRSVPVAIQEGSMALGATRWQTIWNVLLPAARSGLTVAVILGIARAIGEALAVQMVIGNSAVLPKGLLAPTAALTTEIVTDMGSAQDGTILYHSLFSMALLLLLIAMALIVAVRLALRRSV from the coding sequence TTGATCCGAAGTCGAACCGGCTTCGCGCACGTCCAAGAGCGTATCGCATCGGGTGCGCTTTTTTCAGCGAGTGCTTTTGTGATCGCGGCGATGGCGGCGCTCATTGTCTACCTCGCGTACATGGGGCTGCAGCTCTTTTTCGTCGACCACGTTTCGCCCCTCACGTTTTTGTTTTCGCCGAACTTCACTCCGGACGATCGGCATCCGGGTGCCCTGGTGTTCATCGTCGGATCGCTCACCATCACGCTCTTTGCGATTTGCGTCGGCGGCCCGTTCGGCGTGGCGGTCGGAATCTTTCTCTCCCTCCTGGCTCCCAAACGTTTGGCCAGCGCGATGAAGCCCGCGATCGAGATTCTGGTCGGCATTCCGTCGGTAGTATACGGCTGGCTGGGCTTAACGCTGCTCGTGCCGCTTGTTCGTGAGCATGCGGGCAGCCAAACCGGCTTTGGACTGCTCACGGCCGGCATCGTGCTGTCTATCATGATCCTGCCGACGGTGATTTCACTATCCGAAGACGCATTGCGTTCGGTGCCGGTAGCGATACAGGAAGGCTCGATGGCACTCGGCGCAACGCGCTGGCAGACCATTTGGAACGTCCTGCTCCCGGCGGCGCGCAGCGGCCTGACGGTGGCCGTCATCTTGGGCATCGCGCGCGCGATCGGTGAAGCGCTTGCAGTGCAAATGGTGATTGGAAATAGCGCGGTATTGCCGAAGGGATTGCTTGCGCCGACCGCCGCGCTGACGACTGAAATCGTGACGGACATGGGCAGCGCGCAGGATGGCACCATCCTCTATCACTCGCTCTTTTCGATGGCGCTGTTGCTATTGCTGATCGCGATGGCCCTGATCGTGGCCGTGCGCTTGGCATTGCGGAGAAGCGTTTAG